Below is a window of Halobaculum lipolyticum DNA.
GCTCCAGCTCCCGTTCGCGCTGCCCGGGAAGACGGCCTTCGCGTCGAGTTCCTCGAACAGCGCCGCCTCGATGACCGACTGGACGCCCGTGCCGCCGTACTCGGTCACGAACTCCCGGATCACCTCCAGTCCCTGCTCCTGCTCGTCGCTCACGTCGCCGACGATGTCGAAGTCGGCGTCGCCCTGCACGTAGTCGACGACGCCCGCCTCGTCGGCCTTCTTCAGCGACCCCTCGGCGTGGGCGCTCGCGGGGACGACGGTCAGGTGTTCGTAGTCGGGGTCGTTCGTGACCGCGTCGTAGTTGTCGCGCGCGGCGGGCGTGTCCATCTTGTTCGCCGCGATCACCATCGGCTTCGTGCGCTTGCGGATCTCGCGGGCGAGGTCGAAGCGGTCGTCGTCGTCCCACGTCGCCGGGTCGAGTTCCAGATCGAGCGCGAGGACGGTCTGTTTGATCTCGTCTTTGTTCGTCCGGAACGCGCTCATCTGCTCGGCGAGCACCTCCTCGACGCCGACCTCGTCGCCGGGGTTCGGTCCCTGGTACATCGACTCGAACTTCTCGATCCCCTTCCCGAGGACGTCGAGGTACCACTGGTCGAGTTCGTTCTCCAGGAAGTCGATGTCCTCGCGCGGGTCGTGGCCCTCGGTCGGCTCGCCCTCGATGTCGGTCGTGCCCGAGAAGTCGACGACGTGGACGAGCACGTCCGCCTCGTTGAGGTCCGAGAGGAACTGGTTGCCCAGCCCCTTCCCCTCGTGGGCGCCGGGGATCAGCCCGGCGACGTCGACGAGTTTCACCGGGACGAACCGGGTGTCCTCGCGGCAGAAGCCGTGGTTCGGCTCGCACGTCTCGTCGAACTCGGGCGCGGGGCAGTCGACGCCGACGTACGCCTCGCCGACGCTGGGGTCGATGGTGGTGAACGGGTACGCGCCCTCGGGTACGTCGTTCATCGTCGCCGCGTTGAAGAAGCTCGATTTCCCGACGGACGGTTTGCCGACGAGACCGATCTTGTAGCTCATTACGCCCGCTTACCGTCGGGACGGAAACGCGTTTCTACCGCAGGCCGGCTGTGTCGTCCGTTCACATGGGATCCGCACGGGACGGTTTCGACTGGAACCCGCGCCGCCTCCGGTCCGCCCTCGTGCCCGGGTCACTCG
It encodes the following:
- a CDS encoding redox-regulated ATPase YchF, which encodes MSYKIGLVGKPSVGKSSFFNAATMNDVPEGAYPFTTIDPSVGEAYVGVDCPAPEFDETCEPNHGFCREDTRFVPVKLVDVAGLIPGAHEGKGLGNQFLSDLNEADVLVHVVDFSGTTDIEGEPTEGHDPREDIDFLENELDQWYLDVLGKGIEKFESMYQGPNPGDEVGVEEVLAEQMSAFRTNKDEIKQTVLALDLELDPATWDDDDRFDLAREIRKRTKPMVIAANKMDTPAARDNYDAVTNDPDYEHLTVVPASAHAEGSLKKADEAGVVDYVQGDADFDIVGDVSDEQEQGLEVIREFVTEYGGTGVQSVIEAALFEELDAKAVFPGSANGSWSKGPFRDCFVLPGYATAEDFAYTLHSDIGDGFLHGIDCRSGRQVGADTVLDHRDVVEIVTTG